One genomic window of Deinococcus peraridilitoris DSM 19664 includes the following:
- a CDS encoding TetR/AcrR family transcriptional regulator, protein MARRETHQHILQAGLQLARNRGYHDTGINDVLAAAGVPKGSFYHYFSSKEDFARELLQHYNAAALTVFKAHLSDETLSPRTRLKVLFGTLGPQLEQDGGCLLGHFSQEMGGVSDTLAHACSEALQAQQQLVIQCLLDGQERGDITRDVDASALAASLLDAWQGALMRMKTSRNHAPLENFLTLYFDHFLKP, encoded by the coding sequence ATGGCCCGACGAGAAACACACCAGCACATCCTTCAGGCCGGTTTGCAGCTGGCCCGCAACCGCGGGTATCACGACACCGGGATCAACGACGTCCTTGCTGCTGCCGGCGTACCGAAAGGTTCCTTCTACCATTACTTCAGCAGCAAGGAGGATTTTGCCCGGGAGCTGTTGCAGCACTACAACGCCGCAGCACTGACGGTTTTCAAGGCACATCTGAGTGATGAAACGCTGTCGCCGCGGACACGGCTGAAGGTGCTGTTCGGAACGCTGGGCCCGCAACTCGAACAGGACGGAGGCTGTCTGCTCGGTCACTTCAGCCAGGAGATGGGTGGCGTCAGTGACACGCTGGCTCACGCCTGCAGCGAAGCCCTGCAGGCACAGCAGCAGCTCGTCATCCAGTGCCTGCTCGACGGTCAGGAACGCGGCGACATCACACGTGACGTTGATGCCTCCGCACTCGCTGCGTCACTGCTCGACGCCTGGCAGGGCGCGCTGATGCGTATGAAAACCAGCCGCAACCATGCACCACTGGAGAACTTTCTGACGCTGTACTTCGATCATTTCCTCAAACCCTGA
- a CDS encoding Crp/Fnr family transcriptional regulator, which translates to MRHLNHHLLSLLGLRPADPPPVRAWAVKGARWSEQLTETELHAVGAICPHRPYRRGEHVFRQGDAAAYLYVLIEGHVKLSTPSWLGSERVMHVCGPDDFFGENFLTQAESCAADALVVSERALICPISREQFMTVVREVPSAALAFAAALAHRNAELETKLGVMSQPVQARLAHVMIELAQRLGTPTENGTYQLQVELRHDELASLAGTNRVSATHALSLWRKRQLVKGTRGHYQVNVIGLQQLVEELELEAFK; encoded by the coding sequence ATGCGACACCTCAACCACCACCTGCTCAGCCTGCTGGGCCTCCGTCCGGCAGACCCGCCGCCCGTGCGAGCCTGGGCCGTGAAGGGCGCTCGCTGGAGTGAGCAGCTCACCGAAACTGAACTTCACGCCGTCGGCGCCATCTGTCCCCACCGGCCCTACCGCCGTGGTGAGCACGTCTTTCGCCAAGGTGATGCCGCCGCGTACCTCTACGTGCTGATCGAAGGACACGTGAAACTTTCCACCCCCAGCTGGTTGGGGAGCGAGCGCGTCATGCACGTCTGCGGTCCGGATGACTTCTTCGGCGAGAACTTCCTCACGCAGGCCGAAAGTTGCGCTGCGGACGCCCTGGTAGTCAGCGAGCGAGCACTGATCTGCCCGATCAGCCGTGAGCAGTTCATGACCGTCGTCCGTGAAGTTCCCAGTGCCGCCCTCGCCTTCGCGGCCGCGCTCGCGCACCGCAATGCAGAGCTCGAAACGAAACTCGGCGTCATGAGCCAGCCCGTGCAGGCGAGGCTGGCTCATGTCATGATCGAACTCGCCCAGCGTCTCGGTACGCCCACGGAGAACGGCACGTACCAGCTGCAGGTGGAACTGCGTCACGACGAACTCGCCAGCCTCGCCGGTACCAACCGTGTCAGCGCTACGCACGCACTGAGCTTGTGGCGCAAGCGTCAACTCGTCAAAGGCACCCGCGGACACTACCAAGTCAATGTTATCGGGCTCCAGCAGCTCGTCGAGGAGCTGGAACTCGAAGCATTCAAGTGA
- a CDS encoding NAD(P)H-hydrate epimerase has protein sequence MAFGRGLPVERALFSTPGVAGHGQQLHGLLSSDVSFGAFGGFIVRAAAGFSGPSRHDRADARGGPLSSTATRSTAPADDGNAGRSLAELTLRELGECFDRVCVLVLAGGGRNGGGGLCVARHLQTG, from the coding sequence ATGGCGTTCGGACGCGGTCTTCCCGTCGAACGCGCTTTGTTCTCAACTCCGGGTGTGGCGGGTCACGGCCAGCAGCTTCATGGGCTTTTGTCCTCGGATGTCTCATTCGGAGCGTTCGGTGGTTTCATCGTTCGTGCCGCGGCAGGGTTTTCCGGTCCCAGCCGTCACGATAGAGCAGATGCGCGAGGTGGACCGCTCTCCTCAACGGCGACGCGGTCCACCGCTCCTGCCGATGATGGAAACGCGGGTCGTTCGCTGGCAGAGTTGACGCTGCGAGAACTGGGCGAGTGCTTCGACCGTGTTTGCGTGCTGGTGCTGGCGGGAGGTGGAAGGAACGGAGGAGGGGGCCTCTGCGTGGCGCGTCATCTGCAGACCGGGTGA